The Streptomyces aurantiacus genome includes a region encoding these proteins:
- a CDS encoding SGNH/GDSL hydrolase family protein, with translation MTPRLAWAGLLAALLTIAATLPGTPAAARGSADRPDVVTWGASADRLGDAVPDRSHRLVVRTSVAGDNTRIRLTNAFGDRPVTFDSVYAGIQRSGAELVRGSNRRLTFGGAHVVTLPAGAVAYSDPLPGGLPAAADLVVSLHTRAAGGPATGHGMAMQTSYTASGDHTGEESGVNWTERTGSWFYLDAVTVRTAASVGAVVALGDSITDGWQSSGDLNRRWPDYLARRLEATGSPVRGVANEGISGNKVLADGAGQSALNRLDRDVLSQSGVRTVFLFEGVNDIKAHTGVTAADLVAGYRDIVARAHRAGKCVVGATVAPFKGWYEWDAAAESVRQEVNRFIRTSGEFDAVSDFDRLLRSPYDHERILPVFDGGDHLHPNDKGMQAMADSVDLDSLRCGRSAAPDGSR, from the coding sequence ATGACGCCCCGCCTCGCCTGGGCGGGCCTCCTGGCGGCGCTGCTGACGATCGCCGCCACCCTTCCCGGCACTCCGGCGGCCGCCCGGGGCTCCGCCGACCGGCCCGACGTGGTCACCTGGGGCGCGAGCGCGGACCGTCTGGGAGACGCGGTCCCCGACCGCAGCCACCGCCTGGTCGTGCGCACCAGCGTGGCGGGGGACAACACCCGTATCCGGCTCACCAACGCCTTCGGGGACAGGCCGGTGACCTTCGACAGCGTCTACGCCGGCATCCAGCGGTCGGGCGCCGAACTGGTCCGCGGCAGCAACCGGCGACTGACCTTCGGCGGCGCCCACGTGGTCACCCTCCCGGCGGGCGCCGTCGCGTACAGCGACCCGCTGCCCGGCGGACTGCCCGCCGCGGCCGACCTGGTCGTCAGCCTGCACACGCGGGCGGCGGGTGGGCCGGCGACCGGCCACGGCATGGCCATGCAGACGTCGTACACCGCCTCCGGCGACCACACGGGGGAGGAGAGCGGGGTCAACTGGACCGAGCGCACCGGCTCCTGGTTCTACCTCGACGCGGTCACCGTACGGACGGCCGCCTCCGTGGGGGCGGTCGTCGCGCTCGGGGACTCCATCACGGACGGCTGGCAGTCGAGCGGCGACCTGAACCGCCGCTGGCCCGACTACCTGGCCCGCCGTCTGGAGGCAACGGGCAGTCCCGTCAGGGGAGTCGCCAATGAGGGGATCTCGGGCAACAAGGTCCTGGCGGACGGCGCCGGGCAGAGCGCCCTGAACCGGCTGGACCGTGACGTCCTGTCCCAGTCCGGCGTCCGTACGGTCTTTCTCTTCGAGGGTGTCAACGACATCAAGGCGCACACGGGCGTCACGGCTGCCGACCTCGTGGCGGGTTACCGGGACATCGTCGCCCGCGCTCACCGGGCGGGGAAATGCGTCGTCGGCGCCACCGTCGCGCCCTTCAAGGGCTGGTACGAGTGGGACGCGGCCGCGGAGTCCGTACGCCAGGAGGTCAACCGGTTCATCAGGACCAGCGGGGAGTTCGACGCCGTCAGCGACTTCGACCGCCTCCTGCGCAGTCCCTACGACCACGAGCGCATTCTCCCAGTCTTCGACGGTGGCGACCATCTGCACCCCAACGACAAGGGGATGCAGGCGATGGCCGATTCGGTCGACCTGGACAGTCTGCGCTGCGGCCGGTCCGCCGCTCCGGACGGCAGCCGTTGA
- the ligD gene encoding non-homologous end-joining DNA ligase: MTDLLGALPGHHRKLLRDAVPGVELASRPMLATLSDQHDFPGEWIFERKLDGVRVLAVREGGRLVLLSRSGNRLNETYPEIVEALAAQPCTDFTVDGEIVAFVHGRTDFSRLQQRMGLTRRRDVEASGVAVTYYLFDLLRLEGADITRLPLRARKSLLRRALTYRAPLRMTTHRNDGGADLLADACARGWEGLIAKRAKSLYQPRRSSDWLKLKCSLEQEFVIGGFTEPGGSRVGLGALLLGHFEDDRLRYAGRVGTGFDRRTLLALRGRLDELRVAASPFGDRVAEAGACWARPVLVAQIAFTEWTRDGMLRHPRFLGLRDDKRAPEVVRERPAG, from the coding sequence ATGACCGATCTCCTGGGCGCGCTGCCCGGGCATCACAGGAAGCTGCTCCGTGACGCGGTTCCCGGCGTGGAGCTGGCCTCCCGGCCGATGCTCGCCACCCTGAGCGACCAGCACGACTTCCCCGGTGAGTGGATCTTCGAGCGGAAGCTCGACGGTGTCCGTGTACTGGCGGTGCGCGAGGGCGGCCGGCTCGTTCTGCTCTCACGCTCCGGCAACCGGCTCAACGAGACGTACCCGGAGATCGTGGAGGCGCTCGCCGCCCAGCCGTGCACCGACTTCACCGTGGACGGGGAGATCGTCGCGTTCGTACACGGCCGCACCGACTTCTCCCGCCTCCAGCAACGCATGGGGCTGACCCGGCGCCGGGACGTCGAGGCGAGCGGGGTGGCCGTGACGTACTACCTCTTCGATCTGCTCCGCCTCGAGGGCGCGGACATCACTCGGCTGCCGTTGCGCGCCCGCAAGTCGTTGCTCCGCCGCGCCCTGACGTACCGGGCACCCCTGCGCATGACGACGCACCGCAACGACGGCGGCGCCGATCTTTTGGCCGACGCCTGTGCCCGGGGATGGGAAGGGCTGATCGCCAAGCGGGCCAAGAGCCTCTACCAGCCACGCCGTTCGTCCGACTGGCTCAAGCTGAAGTGTTCCCTGGAGCAGGAGTTCGTGATCGGCGGGTTCACCGAACCGGGTGGGAGCCGTGTCGGGTTGGGTGCGCTGCTGCTCGGCCACTTCGAGGACGACAGGCTGCGGTACGCGGGCAGGGTGGGCACGGGTTTCGACCGCCGTACGCTCCTCGCGCTGCGCGGGCGTCTCGACGAACTCCGCGTCGCCGCCTCGCCGTTCGGCGACCGGGTGGCTGAGGCGGGCGCGTGCTGGGCCCGTCCGGTGCTGGTCGCGCAGATCGCTTTCACCGAGTGGACGCGGGACGGGATGTTGCGCCATCCGCGGTTCCTCGGGCTGCGCGACGACAAGCGGGCGCCGGAGGTCGTCCGCGAACGGCCGGCCGGCTGA
- a CDS encoding glycosyl hydrolase family 95 catalytic domain-containing protein, translating to MDSSPTDPGRRRLLSLAAAAGVGTALGGMPAFTATAAPHRPTDSPLLKGSSRDRLWWQAPADEHSMIEQGLPIGNGRLGALTSNDPGRELLLITDATMWTGGLNDTLDADGQFPYDREKFGSFTLLARLTVDIPDHDLSAVNGYRRTLDLAQGVVTTSYVRSNVTYRRQVFASRPDDVIVLHFTQSGGGRYTGGIALEGTHGETVEGTSFGAAFHNGLRYGAAVKAYGRGGSVRVRGSRIDFAGCEDLTVVVSGGTNYAPDASARYRDPSLDPERLARSKVHAAATHAADTLLRTHVADHRALFGQLDISLGASSAAQRSLDTWERIRARARDDAPDPELEAAYLQFGRYLMISGSRGSLPLNLQGLWLDGNDPDWMGDYHTDINIQMNYWMADRAGLSQCFDALTDYCLAQLPSWTKLTHDLFNDPRNRYRNSTGRIAGWTVAISTNIHGGNGWWWHPAGNAWLCTTLWEHYEFTGSRAHLARIYPLLKGACEFWEARLLTTTLPGTSREVLVADSDWSPEHGPLDAKGITYAQELVWALFDNYRTAAAELKKDAAYAKTVGGLQERLYLPKVSARTGWLEEWMSPDNLGETTHRHLSPLVGLFPGDRIRPDDSTPPEIVEGATALLAARGMESFGWANAWRSLCWARLKHAENAYRLVVNNLRPSTGGGNGTAPNLFDIYEVEKGRGIFQIDANFGTPAAMIEMLLYSRPGRLELLPALPDAWAKSGSVTGVGARGGFVVDLRWRDGRPTEVRIRSVGGRTTTVAHGGTSRTVTLKPGASVTLRGLA from the coding sequence ATGGACAGCAGCCCCACCGACCCCGGCAGACGAAGACTCCTCTCCCTCGCCGCTGCGGCCGGCGTCGGCACCGCACTCGGCGGCATGCCCGCCTTCACCGCGACCGCGGCCCCGCACCGGCCCACCGATTCGCCGCTCCTGAAGGGGAGTTCACGCGACCGGCTGTGGTGGCAGGCACCCGCGGACGAGCATTCGATGATCGAGCAGGGTCTGCCCATCGGCAACGGCCGTCTGGGCGCCCTCACGAGCAACGACCCCGGCCGCGAGCTCCTCCTGATCACCGACGCCACGATGTGGACCGGCGGACTCAACGACACACTCGACGCCGACGGCCAGTTCCCCTACGACCGTGAGAAGTTCGGCTCCTTCACGCTGCTCGCCCGCCTCACCGTCGACATCCCGGACCACGACCTGTCCGCCGTGAACGGCTATCGCCGCACGCTGGACCTCGCGCAGGGTGTGGTGACCACGTCGTACGTACGCTCCAACGTCACGTACCGGCGGCAGGTCTTCGCCAGCCGGCCCGACGACGTGATCGTCCTGCACTTCACCCAGAGCGGCGGCGGCCGCTACACCGGCGGCATCGCCCTCGAAGGGACCCACGGAGAGACCGTGGAGGGCACCTCCTTCGGCGCGGCCTTCCATAACGGCCTGCGCTACGGCGCGGCGGTGAAGGCGTACGGCAGGGGTGGCAGCGTCCGCGTGCGCGGCTCGCGGATCGACTTCGCGGGCTGCGAGGACCTCACCGTGGTGGTCAGCGGCGGCACCAACTACGCGCCCGACGCCTCGGCCCGGTACCGAGACCCGTCCCTGGACCCCGAGCGCCTGGCCCGCAGCAAGGTCCACGCGGCGGCGACCCATGCGGCGGACACCCTGCTGCGCACCCATGTGGCCGACCACCGGGCCCTGTTCGGGCAACTGGACATCTCACTCGGTGCCTCCTCCGCCGCACAGCGCTCCCTGGACACCTGGGAACGGATCAGGGCACGCGCCCGGGACGACGCGCCCGATCCCGAACTGGAAGCCGCCTACCTGCAGTTCGGCCGCTACCTCATGATCTCCGGGTCCCGCGGCAGCCTCCCGCTGAACCTCCAGGGGCTGTGGCTGGACGGCAACGACCCGGACTGGATGGGCGACTACCACACGGACATCAACATCCAGATGAACTACTGGATGGCCGACCGGGCCGGTCTGTCCCAGTGCTTCGACGCGCTCACCGACTACTGCCTGGCCCAGCTCCCGTCCTGGACGAAGCTCACCCACGACCTCTTCAACGACCCGCGCAACCGCTACCGCAACTCCACCGGGAGGATCGCCGGCTGGACCGTCGCCATCTCCACCAACATCCACGGTGGGAACGGCTGGTGGTGGCATCCGGCGGGCAACGCCTGGCTGTGCACCACCCTGTGGGAGCACTACGAGTTCACCGGCTCGCGCGCGCACCTGGCGAGGATCTACCCGCTCCTGAAGGGCGCCTGCGAGTTCTGGGAGGCGCGGCTGCTCACCACGACACTGCCCGGCACCTCGCGGGAGGTGCTCGTCGCCGACAGCGACTGGTCGCCCGAGCACGGCCCGCTCGACGCCAAGGGCATCACCTACGCTCAGGAACTGGTGTGGGCGCTGTTCGACAACTACCGCACCGCCGCAGCGGAGTTGAAGAAGGACGCTGCCTACGCGAAGACGGTCGGCGGTCTCCAGGAGCGGCTGTACCTGCCGAAGGTGAGTGCCAGGACGGGCTGGCTGGAGGAGTGGATGTCGCCCGACAACCTCGGCGAGACCACCCACCGGCATCTGTCCCCGCTCGTCGGGCTCTTCCCCGGTGACCGCATCCGCCCCGACGACTCCACCCCGCCCGAGATCGTCGAGGGCGCGACGGCCCTGCTCGCCGCACGCGGCATGGAGAGCTTCGGCTGGGCCAACGCATGGCGGAGCCTGTGCTGGGCCCGGCTCAAGCACGCGGAGAACGCCTACCGGCTCGTCGTCAACAACCTCCGCCCGTCGACCGGCGGCGGCAACGGCACCGCACCGAACCTCTTCGACATCTACGAGGTCGAGAAGGGCCGCGGCATCTTCCAGATCGACGCCAACTTCGGCACGCCCGCGGCGATGATCGAGATGCTCCTGTACTCCCGCCCGGGCCGTCTGGAACTGCTCCCGGCTCTCCCCGACGCATGGGCGAAGTCCGGTTCCGTCACGGGAGTCGGCGCCCGGGGAGGCTTCGTCGTCGACCTGCGCTGGCGTGACGGCAGGCCGACGGAGGTGCGGATCCGCAGCGTGGGCGGCCGGACGACAACGGTCGCCCACGGCGGTACGTCCCGCACGGTGACCCTGAAACCCGGCGCCTCCGTCACCCTGCGGGGCCTCGCATGA
- a CDS encoding CsbD family protein, whose protein sequence is MGKSKGKAKQMKGKMKESTGRATDNMSTQSEGRGEQMTGKAEELRAKAADHTRKSGR, encoded by the coding sequence ATGGGTAAGTCAAAGGGCAAGGCCAAGCAGATGAAGGGCAAGATGAAGGAGAGCACCGGCAGGGCCACGGACAACATGTCCACGCAGAGCGAGGGCCGCGGCGAGCAGATGACGGGCAAGGCCGAGGAGCTCAGGGCCAAGGCCGCCGATCACACGAGGAAGTCCGGCCGGTAG
- a CDS encoding ROK family transcriptional regulator, whose translation MRSTPRTEAFLAHTPAAAQIFTTVLSHGPLTRSDMAGRAGLSAAAVTKAVRPLIEAGYLVEEAGEESRPSLGRPATVVRVDGGRALFIGVKVTGDEIIAVLTDLCCRIRVARHVPLPTREPKSVLASVAALVQELLAEADGFGVRVQGIGVAVSGDVDRAAGEVRLSPFLDWRDLPLAELVEMTTGLPATVDNDVRALTVAEQWFGAGVGLSDFAVVTVGAGIGCGLVVHGKVVSGAHGVAGEIGHVVIDPTGPPCHCGSRGCAEAIAADPAIVTAVRDATGLPVADASQAVDLARRGDPGARAVYARAGDAIGRAIATVANLVGPERVIISGEGLAAYDLFAEQIRDAFAASAFGTAARCDLLTRPLPFDEWARGAAATAIQSFIGGPTRGTG comes from the coding sequence ATGCGTTCGACTCCTCGTACGGAGGCGTTCTTGGCCCACACGCCGGCCGCCGCCCAGATCTTCACCACCGTGCTGTCCCACGGTCCGCTCACCCGGTCGGACATGGCCGGGCGGGCCGGGCTGTCGGCGGCCGCCGTCACCAAAGCGGTCCGGCCGCTGATCGAAGCCGGATACCTGGTCGAGGAAGCGGGGGAGGAGTCGCGTCCCTCGCTGGGGCGGCCGGCCACCGTCGTGCGGGTGGACGGCGGACGGGCCCTGTTCATCGGGGTCAAGGTGACCGGCGACGAGATCATCGCCGTACTGACGGACCTGTGCTGCCGGATCCGTGTCGCCCGGCACGTGCCCCTGCCGACCCGTGAGCCGAAGTCGGTGCTGGCCTCCGTGGCCGCCCTCGTGCAGGAACTCCTCGCGGAGGCCGACGGGTTCGGCGTGCGGGTCCAGGGAATCGGCGTCGCAGTCTCCGGTGACGTGGACCGGGCCGCGGGAGAAGTCCGCCTCTCGCCCTTCCTCGACTGGCGCGACCTGCCCCTCGCGGAGCTCGTGGAGATGACCACCGGACTGCCGGCCACCGTCGACAACGACGTCCGGGCCCTGACCGTCGCCGAGCAGTGGTTCGGCGCGGGCGTCGGCCTCTCCGACTTCGCCGTGGTCACGGTGGGAGCGGGCATCGGCTGCGGCCTGGTCGTGCACGGCAAGGTCGTTTCGGGGGCCCACGGCGTGGCCGGCGAGATCGGGCACGTGGTCATCGACCCCACGGGCCCGCCCTGTCACTGCGGAAGCCGCGGCTGCGCCGAGGCGATCGCCGCCGACCCCGCGATCGTCACCGCGGTTCGGGACGCGACGGGCCTCCCGGTGGCCGACGCGTCACAGGCCGTGGACCTGGCGCGCCGCGGCGACCCCGGCGCGCGGGCCGTCTACGCGCGGGCGGGGGACGCGATCGGCCGGGCCATCGCGACCGTGGCCAACCTCGTCGGACCCGAACGCGTGATCATCTCCGGCGAGGGCCTCGCCGCGTACGACCTGTTCGCCGAACAGATCCGCGACGCCTTCGCCGCCTCCGCCTTCGGCACGGCCGCCCGTTGCGACCTGCTGACGCGTCCGCTGCCCTTCGACGAATGGGCCCGCGGCGCCGCGGCGACCGCGATCCAGTCCTTCATCGGCGGTCCCACGCGCGGCACGGGCTGA
- a CDS encoding HemK2/MTQ2 family protein methyltransferase yields the protein MAFLLDAARPSATVVAPPGVYAPQADTFLLARALHREGPGPGMDVLDLGTGTGTLAICAARKGARVTAVDIAWRAVLTARLNALRSRQRLTVHRGDLLEPVRGRSFDIVLSNPPYVPTPPSEPSGGRGPERAWNAGVDGRTVLDRICSEAPRVLRPGGVLLLAQSGLSGTQETLERLARSGLRAAVSDRAYIPFGPVLRSRLPWLRESGRIAERDEDEELVIIRAERD from the coding sequence ATGGCCTTTCTCCTAGACGCAGCACGCCCTTCCGCCACCGTGGTGGCACCGCCGGGCGTGTACGCGCCGCAGGCCGACACCTTCCTCCTGGCCCGCGCTCTCCACCGCGAGGGGCCGGGTCCCGGAATGGACGTCCTCGACCTCGGGACCGGCACCGGAACGCTGGCGATCTGCGCGGCCCGCAAAGGTGCCCGCGTCACGGCGGTCGACATCGCCTGGAGGGCCGTGCTCACCGCACGCCTGAACGCCCTGCGGTCCCGGCAGCGCCTGACGGTGCACCGCGGTGACCTTCTCGAACCGGTCCGCGGCCGGTCCTTCGACATCGTGCTGAGCAATCCGCCGTACGTCCCCACCCCGCCCTCGGAGCCCTCGGGCGGCCGGGGTCCCGAGCGGGCCTGGAACGCCGGTGTCGACGGCCGAACGGTCCTGGACCGCATCTGTTCCGAGGCGCCCCGGGTCCTGCGGCCCGGTGGCGTCCTGCTCCTCGCCCAGTCGGGGCTGAGCGGCACACAGGAGACGCTGGAGCGTCTGGCGCGATCCGGACTGCGGGCCGCGGTCAGCGACCGGGCGTACATCCCGTTCGGGCCCGTACTCCGCTCGCGCCTGCCGTGGCTCAGGGAGTCGGGCCGTATCGCGGAGCGCGACGAGGACGAGGAACTGGTGATCATTCGGGCGGAGCGGGACTGA
- a CDS encoding aminotransferase class V-fold PLP-dependent enzyme, translating to MDRTETTGHIPDGDAYARDLANLRSRDFAYLDADGHTYLDHTGAGLPPASLVRGSAARITGGVFGNPHSASPASRASGSLLAQARRAVLRHFRADPDEYAVIFTPNATGALRLVGEAYPFTRRSRLVMSLDNHNSVNGLREYARSGGASTVYVPVAGPGLRVDERRLRSALPARGGAGGRSTRGGERGRGLLAYPAQSNFTGVQHPLTWIAAAQARDYHVLLDAAAFVPANTLDLSRYHPDFTVVSWYKVFGHPTGVGSLIARREALARLRRPWFSGGTIYAAGAQAQWHVLADDEAAFEDGTVNFLAIPDVTAGLEWIDGIGMDRVHAHVNALTAQLLSGLRALRHSDGSPLARVYGPWDLVARGGTVALNLLGADGRVIDERVVTRDSAARGISLRTGCFCNPGAGEAAFAVSPRRLRSAARRRLRSMEEYLELLHLPSAGAVRVSLGLSSQPRDIVTFLTFVRETYRDRTPGVSGLETRGGC from the coding sequence GTGGACAGGACAGAGACCACCGGACACATACCCGACGGCGACGCGTACGCGAGGGATCTGGCAAACCTGCGGAGCCGGGACTTCGCCTACCTCGACGCCGACGGGCACACCTACCTCGACCACACGGGAGCGGGCCTTCCACCGGCCTCGCTCGTCCGGGGAAGCGCCGCACGGATCACCGGCGGGGTCTTCGGGAACCCGCACTCCGCGAGCCCGGCCTCCCGCGCCTCGGGGTCGCTGCTGGCCCAGGCGCGCCGGGCGGTGCTCCGCCATTTTCGCGCCGACCCGGACGAGTACGCCGTGATCTTCACCCCGAACGCGACAGGTGCCCTGCGCCTGGTCGGCGAGGCGTATCCCTTCACCCGCCGCAGCAGGCTGGTCATGTCGCTCGACAACCACAACTCGGTCAACGGCCTGCGGGAGTACGCGCGTTCGGGCGGCGCGAGCACGGTGTACGTACCGGTGGCCGGTCCCGGGCTCCGTGTGGACGAACGACGGCTGCGGTCCGCCCTGCCCGCCCGGGGAGGCGCCGGCGGACGCTCGACGCGCGGCGGCGAGCGGGGACGCGGGCTCCTCGCGTATCCGGCGCAGAGCAACTTCACCGGAGTCCAGCATCCCCTGACCTGGATCGCGGCGGCCCAGGCACGCGACTACCACGTCCTGCTGGACGCAGCCGCCTTCGTACCCGCCAACACCCTCGATCTGAGCCGGTACCACCCCGACTTCACGGTCGTCAGCTGGTACAAGGTCTTCGGCCACCCCACCGGCGTCGGCAGTCTCATCGCCCGCCGGGAGGCGCTCGCCCGGCTGCGGCGTCCCTGGTTCTCCGGAGGCACGATCTACGCGGCCGGCGCGCAGGCCCAGTGGCACGTCCTCGCGGACGACGAAGCGGCCTTCGAGGACGGGACGGTCAACTTCCTCGCCATCCCCGACGTGACGGCCGGACTGGAGTGGATCGACGGGATCGGCATGGACCGCGTGCACGCCCACGTGAACGCGCTGACCGCCCAACTCCTGTCAGGCCTGCGGGCGTTGCGGCACAGCGACGGCTCCCCGCTGGCCAGGGTGTACGGCCCGTGGGATCTCGTGGCCCGCGGCGGGACAGTCGCGCTGAACCTGCTGGGCGCCGACGGCCGTGTCATCGACGAGCGGGTCGTCACCCGCGACAGCGCCGCGCGGGGCATCTCGCTGCGCACGGGCTGTTTCTGCAACCCGGGCGCCGGCGAGGCGGCCTTCGCCGTGTCACCGCGCCGACTGCGTTCGGCGGCCCGCCGCCGACTCCGGTCGATGGAGGAGTACCTGGAGCTGCTGCACCTGCCCTCGGCGGGCGCGGTCCGTGTCTCGCTCGGTCTGTCGTCGCAGCCCAGGGACATCGTCACGTTCCTCACCTTCGTGCGGGAGACCTACCGCGACCGGACGCCCGGAGTGTCCGGTCTGGAGACGAGAGGGGGTTGTTGA
- a CDS encoding RNA polymerase sigma factor SigF yields MPITVRTKQHPHDDAPDTAAAFERLAALPEGGERQALRDELVRDWLPMANRIAMRYRGRGESTEDLAQVAALGLVKAVDRYDPARGNAFESYAIPTITGEIKRHFRDHMWVLHVPRRVQDLRNRVRAAAKELSQTIPGRRPTVAEIAAYAQMSEDDVRAGFEALDSFTALSLDAELPGSDDGYALGDALGESDTGFDLVVDREAVKPCIAALPERERTILYLRFFRGMTQSHIAERLGISQMHVSRLLSGCCAKVREEALAYAEAEAEADPGSERGPGSAHSPGGARS; encoded by the coding sequence CGCCGCCCTGCCGGAGGGGGGCGAACGGCAGGCCCTGCGAGACGAACTGGTGCGGGACTGGCTGCCCATGGCGAACCGCATCGCCATGCGGTACCGGGGGCGGGGTGAGTCGACCGAGGACCTCGCCCAGGTGGCGGCACTCGGCCTCGTCAAGGCGGTCGACCGCTACGACCCCGCGCGCGGCAACGCCTTCGAGAGCTATGCCATCCCGACCATCACCGGCGAGATCAAGCGCCACTTCCGCGACCACATGTGGGTGCTCCATGTGCCGCGCCGCGTCCAGGACCTGCGCAACCGGGTTCGCGCGGCCGCGAAGGAGTTGTCGCAGACCATCCCCGGCCGCCGGCCCACGGTCGCCGAGATCGCCGCGTACGCGCAGATGAGCGAGGACGACGTACGCGCCGGATTCGAGGCCCTCGACAGCTTCACCGCCCTCTCCCTGGACGCCGAACTGCCCGGCAGTGACGATGGCTACGCGCTCGGGGACGCCCTCGGTGAGTCCGACACCGGATTCGACCTGGTCGTCGACCGTGAGGCGGTGAAGCCCTGTATCGCGGCCCTTCCGGAACGTGAGCGGACCATCCTCTACCTGCGCTTCTTCAGGGGGATGACCCAAAGTCACATCGCGGAGCGCCTCGGCATCTCGCAGATGCACGTCTCTCGGCTGCTCAGCGGCTGCTGCGCCAAGGTACGCGAGGAGGCGCTCGCCTACGCCGAGGCCGAGGCCGAGGCCGATCCCGGATCCGAGCGTGGGCCGGGGTCCGCGCACTCCCCGGGAGGCGCCCGCTCCTGA
- a CDS encoding alpha-galactosidase D: protein MRSSSYAPGTPARRSLRTVLVLALTAATAAVLPAARAATPTPTAGTEAVAAKPYMGWSSWSMQSSKYPGLNPDGDYSYLTEKNVLKQANALAAKLKPYGYEYVNLDAGWWRDQDWKPGFDQYARQKADPERFPRGMKAVADHVHGKGLKAGIYLPVGLEKEAYGEGEVPVWNAGDCTTADIVYGDLRTTNGWDSAYKLDFSRPCAQKYVDSQARLFADWGYDFLKLDGVGPGSGKSGDQYDNVADVAAWHKAIAATGRPIHLEVSWSLDIGRVADWKKYSNGWRIDTDVECYCNTLVSWENSVDDRWDDAPGWTRHAGPGGWNDLDSLDVGNGAMDGLTKAERQSYATLWAIAKSPLYTGDDLTRLDSYGLSLLTNREVIALNQGGTPPARPVTSSDPQQVWAARNTDGSYTVALFNLADSPAAVTADWAALGFTGKAGVRDLWNRENLGTYSNKVTQALPAHGSRLFTVTPRGGKLTATGYEAESDANTLSGNASVADCSACSGEHKVGNLYVGGKLRFNDVVVAKAGTYQVKVAYVSGDPRPVDISANGNGATRHKFPSTGDWGTTEAVSVPVSLKAGVNTITFDSGSGYAPDIDRIDVPKSS from the coding sequence ATGCGGTCATCCTCGTACGCGCCCGGCACCCCCGCACGCCGTTCCCTGAGAACCGTGCTCGTCCTGGCCCTGACCGCCGCGACGGCCGCGGTCCTCCCGGCCGCCCGGGCGGCCACGCCCACCCCCACCGCGGGCACCGAGGCCGTCGCGGCCAAGCCGTACATGGGCTGGTCGAGCTGGAGCATGCAGTCCTCGAAGTACCCCGGCCTCAATCCCGACGGCGACTACAGCTACCTCACCGAGAAGAACGTCCTCAAGCAGGCGAACGCCCTGGCGGCCAAGCTCAAGCCGTACGGATACGAGTACGTCAACCTCGATGCCGGATGGTGGCGCGACCAGGACTGGAAGCCCGGCTTCGACCAGTACGCCCGCCAGAAGGCGGACCCGGAGCGCTTCCCGCGCGGCATGAAGGCGGTCGCCGACCATGTGCACGGCAAGGGCCTCAAGGCGGGCATCTACCTGCCCGTCGGCCTGGAGAAGGAGGCCTACGGCGAGGGCGAGGTCCCGGTCTGGAACGCCGGTGACTGTACGACCGCCGACATCGTGTACGGCGACCTGCGCACCACGAACGGCTGGGACAGTGCCTACAAGCTCGACTTCTCCCGCCCCTGCGCGCAGAAGTACGTCGACTCGCAGGCCCGGCTCTTCGCCGACTGGGGCTACGACTTCCTGAAGCTCGACGGTGTCGGGCCCGGTTCCGGCAAGAGCGGCGACCAGTACGACAACGTTGCCGACGTCGCCGCCTGGCACAAGGCCATCGCCGCCACCGGCCGCCCGATCCACCTGGAGGTCTCCTGGTCGCTCGACATCGGCCGGGTCGCCGACTGGAAGAAGTACTCCAACGGCTGGCGCATCGACACGGACGTCGAGTGCTACTGCAACACCCTCGTCAGCTGGGAGAACTCGGTCGACGACCGCTGGGACGACGCCCCCGGCTGGACCCGTCACGCGGGCCCCGGCGGCTGGAACGACCTGGACTCCCTCGACGTCGGCAACGGCGCGATGGACGGCCTCACCAAGGCGGAACGCCAGAGCTACGCGACCCTGTGGGCCATCGCCAAGTCCCCGCTCTACACCGGAGACGACCTGACCAGGCTCGACTCCTACGGCCTGTCGCTGCTGACCAACCGTGAGGTCATCGCCCTCAACCAGGGCGGCACACCCCCGGCCCGCCCCGTCACCTCGTCCGACCCTCAGCAGGTGTGGGCCGCCAGGAACACCGACGGCAGCTACACCGTGGCCCTGTTCAACCTCGCCGACTCGCCCGCCGCCGTCACCGCCGACTGGGCGGCACTCGGCTTCACCGGCAAGGCCGGCGTACGGGACCTGTGGAACCGCGAGAACCTCGGCACGTACAGCAACAAGGTGACGCAGGCCCTGCCCGCCCACGGCTCTCGTCTGTTCACCGTGACCCCGCGAGGCGGCAAGCTCACCGCGACCGGCTACGAGGCCGAGTCCGACGCCAACACCCTCAGCGGCAACGCCTCCGTGGCCGACTGCTCCGCCTGTTCCGGCGAGCACAAGGTGGGGAACCTGTACGTCGGCGGCAAGCTCCGCTTCAACGACGTCGTCGTCGCCAAGGCCGGTACGTACCAGGTGAAGGTCGCCTACGTCAGTGGTGACCCCCGCCCGGTCGACATCTCCGCGAACGGCAACGGCGCGACCCGCCACAAGTTCCCCTCCACCGGGGACTGGGGGACCACCGAAGCCGTCAGCGTGCCCGTCTCCCTCAAGGCCGGCGTCAACACCATCACCTTCGACAGCGGTTCCGGCTACGCCCCGGACATCGACCGCATCGACGTGCCGAAGTCGTCCTGA